Part of the Natrinema caseinilyticum genome is shown below.
AGTGGATACTTCGAGCGACCGCGTGAACGGACGGCCGAAGAACTCGCCGACTCGCTCGGTGTATCGCATCCGACAGTCAGTCGTCACCTCCGCGAAGCGGAGCGCAAAGTATTCTCGTTGCTTCTCGGAACGGAATCGTCGTCCGATTGAATACGTATATACGCATGTACGCCTTCTCGAGTATCGATCATAACTATATGCGGAGAGCGGCTTTCCGAAGTCTAACGAGAGAGCAATACCATGGACGACGATCCAGAACCCGACGAAAATTCGGCTTCTGTCACCAGATGCATCTCGGCGTATGGGTCAGTCACACACGCAATCGTTGCTGCGATCGCAGACGCGACCGGGACCGATCCATCGAGCGTAACGCCGATATACAACGCAGTCGATACGGATGGACTGGATACCCTCCTGAAAGATACAGATCGGGCTGTCGCGGTCGATTTGCAGATTCTATTCACCGTCGAGAACTGCCGTGTCAGAATCTACGGCGACGGACGCGTCGTCGTGACGCCTCCGGACGACTGATTCCGACAAATCGGTTCCGCTGTGCGAACGCGTCCGCGGACGTCTATCCGGTGGACGATTGGGTGACTTCCTTTCGACTCGAGTTCGGTTGTTGCGTCGCGAGACATAGACGGAATTTTATACGGCGGTCCCAAGGATCGAAGTATGTACGATCTCACTGGATTCCAGCGTGACTTGCTGTACGTGATTGCGGGACAAGATGAGCCACACGGGCTCGCCATCAAAGAAGAACTCGAGCGCTACTACGAGAAGGAAATCCATCACGGACGGCTCTATCCGAACCTGGATACGCTCGTCGACAAAGGACTCGTCGAAAAGGGGGAAAAGGATCGCCGAACAAACGTCTATTCGGTCACTCGTCGCGGCACGCGAGAACTCGAAGCCCGACGAGAGTGGGAGGATCAGTACGTCGGCCTCGATTAGGAACGGCGTTCCACGACTCAGATGGTTTCGGTGACACCAGTTCCGCCGGTAGAGAGGCATATGTGCGGA
Proteins encoded:
- a CDS encoding PadR family transcriptional regulator, producing the protein MYDLTGFQRDLLYVIAGQDEPHGLAIKEELERYYEKEIHHGRLYPNLDTLVDKGLVEKGEKDRRTNVYSVTRRGTRELEARREWEDQYVGLD
- a CDS encoding HalOD1 output domain-containing protein gives rise to the protein MDDDPEPDENSASVTRCISAYGSVTHAIVAAIADATGTDPSSVTPIYNAVDTDGLDTLLKDTDRAVAVDLQILFTVENCRVRIYGDGRVVVTPPDD